A stretch of the Lactuca sativa cultivar Salinas chromosome 9, Lsat_Salinas_v11, whole genome shotgun sequence genome encodes the following:
- the LOC111895252 gene encoding transcription factor GTE6, giving the protein MEEELVMDIGDDQLEKMEESNAANVDDIGHKVDDLFARVEKLEQRVNEVEQFYLKSSKKQSNASQKTSFVKDKEKGKHIPGFKKHQQDLARREAVAAKRMQEIMRQFGSILRQITQHKWAWPFMQPVDVEGLGLRDYYEVIDRPMDFSTIKNLMEAKDGTEYKHVRDICSDVRLVFQNAMKYNDDKSDVHMMAKTLLEKFEEKWLQFLPRVTEEEKRREEEEAEALLNLQRAQETAHAKIARELCNELYEADMYLEDLRETVVQKCRKMSIEEKRNLGIAMTHLCPEDLSKALDIVARHNPGFNSTALEVDLDIDSQSESTLWRLKYLVKDALLKGHNKNDETNDAKCHVGPTQPINTTRTIASKRKKEICNALARTAKKRNQKLSS; this is encoded by the exons ATGGAAGAAGAATTGGTCATGGATATTGGAGATGATCAGTTAGAGAAGATGGAGGAAAGTAATGCTGCTAATGTGGATGATATTGGGCATAAAGTAGATGATTTGTTCGCCAGGGTTGAGAAG CTTGAGCAAAGAGTAAATGAGGTTGAGCAATTCTACTTGAAGTCAAGCAAAAAACAATCTAATGCTTCTCAGAAAACCTCATTTGTGAAGGATAAAGAGAAAGGAAAGCATATTCCTGGATTCAAGAAACACCAACAAGATTTAGCACGCAGAGAGGCAGTTGCTGCTAAGAGAATGCAAGAGATTATGCGACAATTTGGCTCAATTTTGCGTCAG ATAACACAACACAAGTGGGCCTGGCCATTTATGCAACCTGTAGATGTTGAAGGTCTTGGATTGCGTGACTATTACGAG GTAATTGATAGGCCTATGGACTTCAGTACAATAAAAAACCTAATGGAGGCGAAAGATGGGACAGAATATAAACATGTTCGTGATATATGTTCAGATGTGAGATTGGTTTTTCAGAATGCCATGAAATATAATGATGATAAAAGTGATGTTCATATGATGGCTAAAACTTTATTGGAGAAGTTTGAAGAGAAATGGCTTCAGTTTTTACCAAGGGTTACTGAAGAG GAAAAAAGGCGAGAAGAGGAGGAAGCAGAAGCATTGTTGAATCTGCAGCGTGCTCAAGAGACTGCTCATGCTAAAATAGCTAGAGAACTTTGTAATGAG CTTTATGAAGCCGATATGTACTTGGAAGATCTCCGAGAGACTGTTGTTCAGAAATGCAG GAAAATGTCGATTGAAGAGAAAAGAAACCTTGGGATAGCTATGACTCATTTGTGTCCTGAGGATCTTAGCAAGGCACTTGATATTGTGGCTCGACATAATCCGGGTTTCAACTCAACAGCTCTAGAGGTTGATCTGGATATTGATTCTCAG AGTGAATCGACTTTGTGGAGGTTAAAGTATTTAGTAAAAGATGCTCTTCTAAAAGGTCACAACAAGAATGATGAGACGAATGATGCCAAGTGTCATGTGGGTCCCACCCAACCAATAAACACTACAAGAACGATTGCTTCCAAACGGAAGAAGGAAATATGTAATGCTCTTGCTAGGACTGCAAAGAAAAGGAACCAGAAACTCTCTTCTTAA
- the LOC111895267 gene encoding uncharacterized protein LOC111895267 isoform X1 produces MEDIHPPWLRSLLQSSRTLIPSSHIHETTTYEAHGSAIQSDFEEYIEKMGSPIFPKKPQKLSNKDSSQAQGTKGPRFEDGPNFDIAFRLFHGQNGVVPLSEGSLQFPQKVKAERVSNPIDPITAKVASVNLSDFRGLYSLDSLKEMIENNRRRRKSSKEDSLQAWGIKDPEFEDDPNFVFHGLNGVVPLSEGSLQFPQKLKVESMSHQFNPLAAKAAKISLSGFGGSFGFDAFGEMFKNQQKKHKSNKKDSSEDWGTKGRAIVTSPRIDKAFSFSNEPVSHQLNNNFSWFDSGFGAFKEMGFNKPKKSNKKDCSKNGDLNMGGNCPSTSSYLGSYFEDPFDIAPTDSQFSSSMYTPWHYGDMWHSNGARTRSCSNTIPIVAKPSNNKNKCMPAIWGATTALANNFLPQSMLPRMMVMSAIGMATNVPLGMWRQHTPTFSPSWFIATLATIPFLIPMFCASDFMPKPIIMFTLGASVLLGQVIGSLAQQYRLRVIPIAATPPTVTQDLVVARSNGAEVSPFHIEVSITLWRYRVVFYVSSQKISLCVSCKHTSPETLTQTTSANNLAPQPMLKQIFLAGAMAMAAKIPLGMLHGFKNFHFLAKLCNWVLMQPQTTMALTFGGSILGMIVRSMAEQYRLEPTAATPPPSPETEASVDGGGSDQAEEMAFHIKVVISLWSYLISLDSSPLESSFLVSQQLALPSSSE; encoded by the exons ATGGAGGACATACACCCACCATGGCTGCGTAGTCTTTTGCagtcatcacgcaccctcattcCATCATCACAC atccatgaaactACTACATATGAGGCCCATGGGTCGGCTATTCAATCTGATTTTGAGGAATATATTGAAAAGATGGGAAGTCCCATTTTTCCCAAGAAGCCACAAAAATTGTCCAATAAAGACTCTTCTCAG GCACAGGGAACAAAAGGTCCTAGATTTGAGGATGGCCCCAATTTTGATATAGCTTTTAGGCTTTTCCATGGACAAAATGGTGTTGTCCCACTTTCTGAAGGATCATTGCAGTTTCCCCAAAAGGTGAAGGCTGAACGAGTGTCCAACCCGATTGATCCTATAACAGCAAAGGTAGCCAGTGTTAACCTTTCGGATTTTCGAGGGTTATATAGTCTTGATTCATTGAAGGAGATGATTGAGAATAACCGAAGAAGGCGCAAATCTTCCAAGGAAGACTCTTTGCAG GCCTGGGGAATAAAAGATCCTGAATTTGAGGATGACcccaattttgtttttcatggacTGAATGGCGTTGTCCCACTTTCTGAAGGATCATTGCAGTTTCCCCAAAAGTTGAAAGTGGAATCAATGTCCCACCAGTTTAATCCTTTAGCAGCAAAGGCAGCTAAAATTAGTCTTTCAGGTTTCGGAGGGTCATTTGGTTTTGATGCATTTGGCGAAATGTTTAAGAATCAACAAAAAAAGCACAAATCTAACAAGAAAGACTCTTCTGAG GACTGGGGAACAAAAGGCCGTGCTATTGTAACCAGTCCCCGTATTGATAAAGCCTTTAGCTTTTCCAATGAACCAGTGTCTCATCAACTTAATAATAATTTCTCATGGTTCGACTCTGGTTTTGGTGCATTTAAAGAGATGGGCTTCAACAAGCCTAAAAAATCTAACAAGAAAGACTGTTCTAAG AATGGAGACTTGAATATGGGTGGGAATTGTCCTTCTACAAGCTCATACCTTGGTTCATATTTTGAAGATCCCTTCGATATAGCACCAACCGACTCACAATTTTCATCATCCATGTATACCCCATGGCAC TATGGAGACATGTGGCATTCAAATGGTGCGCGTACAAGGTCATGTAGCAACACTATACCAATTGTGGCCAAGCCATCCAACAATAAAAACAAATGCATGCCAGCAATATGGGGGGCAACAACCGCCTTAGCAAACAACTTTTTGCCTCAATCAATGCTCCCACGCATGATGGTGATGTCAGCAATTGGCATGGCGACTAACGTCCCATTAGGAATGTGGCGACAACACACACCCACATTCTCACCTTCTTGGTTCATAGCCACCCTTGCAACTATTCCTTTTTTGATTCCCATGTTTTGTGCCTCCGATTTCATGCCAAAACCCATCATCATGTTTACACTTGGCGCCTCTGTCTTATTGGGCCAAGTTATTGGATCTCTAGCTCAACAGTATCGCCTCAGAGTCATTCCTATTGCTGCTACACCTCCAACTGTGACACAAGACTTGGTTGTTGCTAGGTCTAATGGGGCAGAAGTTTCACCATTCCATATTGAAGTGTCAATAACTTTATGGAGATATCGCGTTGTATTTTATGTTTCCTCACAAAAAATTTCATTGTGTGTGTCATGTAAACATACATCACCTGAAACCCTAACACAAACCACCTCTGCAAACAACCTTGCACCTCAACCTATGCTCAAACAGATATTCTTGGCTGGGGCAATGGCAATGGCTGCTAAAATCCCATtggggatgttgcatggtttcaaaaattttcattttttggcCAAACTATGTAACTGGGTTTTGATGCAACCACAAACTACCATGGCGTTAACATTTGGTGGTTCTATTCTGGGCATGATTGTTAGATCTATGGCTGAGCAGTATCGCCTGGAACCCACTGCCGCCACACCTCCGCCTTCACCTGAGACAGAAGCTTCTGTTGATGGTGGTGGTTCTGATCAGGCAGAAGAGATGGCATTCCATATTAAAGTGGTGATATCTTTATGGAGCTATCTCATCTCATTAGACTCTTCTCCATTGGAATCTTCATTCCTGGTGTCACAACAACTTGCATTGCCAAGTTCATCAGAGTGA
- the LOC111895267 gene encoding uncharacterized protein LOC111895267 isoform X2 — MEDIHPPWLRSLLQSSRTLIPSSHIHETTTYEAHGSAIQSDFEEYIEKMGSPIFPKKPQKLSNKDSSQAQGTKGPRFEDGPNFDIAFRLFHGQNGVVPLSEGSLQFPQKLKVESMSHQFNPLAAKAAKISLSGFGGSFGFDAFGEMFKNQQKKHKSNKKDSSEDWGTKGRAIVTSPRIDKAFSFSNEPVSHQLNNNFSWFDSGFGAFKEMGFNKPKKSNKKDCSKNGDLNMGGNCPSTSSYLGSYFEDPFDIAPTDSQFSSSMYTPWHYGDMWHSNGARTRSCSNTIPIVAKPSNNKNKCMPAIWGATTALANNFLPQSMLPRMMVMSAIGMATNVPLGMWRQHTPTFSPSWFIATLATIPFLIPMFCASDFMPKPIIMFTLGASVLLGQVIGSLAQQYRLRVIPIAATPPTVTQDLVVARSNGAEVSPFHIEVSITLWRYRVVFYVSSQKISLCVSCKHTSPETLTQTTSANNLAPQPMLKQIFLAGAMAMAAKIPLGMLHGFKNFHFLAKLCNWVLMQPQTTMALTFGGSILGMIVRSMAEQYRLEPTAATPPPSPETEASVDGGGSDQAEEMAFHIKVVISLWSYLISLDSSPLESSFLVSQQLALPSSSE, encoded by the exons ATGGAGGACATACACCCACCATGGCTGCGTAGTCTTTTGCagtcatcacgcaccctcattcCATCATCACAC atccatgaaactACTACATATGAGGCCCATGGGTCGGCTATTCAATCTGATTTTGAGGAATATATTGAAAAGATGGGAAGTCCCATTTTTCCCAAGAAGCCACAAAAATTGTCCAATAAAGACTCTTCTCAG GCACAGGGAACAAAAGGTCCTAGATTTGAGGATGGCCCCAATTTTGATATAGCTTTTAGGCTTTTCCATGGACAAAATGGTGTTGTCCCACTTTCTGAAGGATCATTGCAGTTTCCCCAAAAG TTGAAAGTGGAATCAATGTCCCACCAGTTTAATCCTTTAGCAGCAAAGGCAGCTAAAATTAGTCTTTCAGGTTTCGGAGGGTCATTTGGTTTTGATGCATTTGGCGAAATGTTTAAGAATCAACAAAAAAAGCACAAATCTAACAAGAAAGACTCTTCTGAG GACTGGGGAACAAAAGGCCGTGCTATTGTAACCAGTCCCCGTATTGATAAAGCCTTTAGCTTTTCCAATGAACCAGTGTCTCATCAACTTAATAATAATTTCTCATGGTTCGACTCTGGTTTTGGTGCATTTAAAGAGATGGGCTTCAACAAGCCTAAAAAATCTAACAAGAAAGACTGTTCTAAG AATGGAGACTTGAATATGGGTGGGAATTGTCCTTCTACAAGCTCATACCTTGGTTCATATTTTGAAGATCCCTTCGATATAGCACCAACCGACTCACAATTTTCATCATCCATGTATACCCCATGGCAC TATGGAGACATGTGGCATTCAAATGGTGCGCGTACAAGGTCATGTAGCAACACTATACCAATTGTGGCCAAGCCATCCAACAATAAAAACAAATGCATGCCAGCAATATGGGGGGCAACAACCGCCTTAGCAAACAACTTTTTGCCTCAATCAATGCTCCCACGCATGATGGTGATGTCAGCAATTGGCATGGCGACTAACGTCCCATTAGGAATGTGGCGACAACACACACCCACATTCTCACCTTCTTGGTTCATAGCCACCCTTGCAACTATTCCTTTTTTGATTCCCATGTTTTGTGCCTCCGATTTCATGCCAAAACCCATCATCATGTTTACACTTGGCGCCTCTGTCTTATTGGGCCAAGTTATTGGATCTCTAGCTCAACAGTATCGCCTCAGAGTCATTCCTATTGCTGCTACACCTCCAACTGTGACACAAGACTTGGTTGTTGCTAGGTCTAATGGGGCAGAAGTTTCACCATTCCATATTGAAGTGTCAATAACTTTATGGAGATATCGCGTTGTATTTTATGTTTCCTCACAAAAAATTTCATTGTGTGTGTCATGTAAACATACATCACCTGAAACCCTAACACAAACCACCTCTGCAAACAACCTTGCACCTCAACCTATGCTCAAACAGATATTCTTGGCTGGGGCAATGGCAATGGCTGCTAAAATCCCATtggggatgttgcatggtttcaaaaattttcattttttggcCAAACTATGTAACTGGGTTTTGATGCAACCACAAACTACCATGGCGTTAACATTTGGTGGTTCTATTCTGGGCATGATTGTTAGATCTATGGCTGAGCAGTATCGCCTGGAACCCACTGCCGCCACACCTCCGCCTTCACCTGAGACAGAAGCTTCTGTTGATGGTGGTGGTTCTGATCAGGCAGAAGAGATGGCATTCCATATTAAAGTGGTGATATCTTTATGGAGCTATCTCATCTCATTAGACTCTTCTCCATTGGAATCTTCATTCCTGGTGTCACAACAACTTGCATTGCCAAGTTCATCAGAGTGA